In Euphorbia lathyris chromosome 9, ddEupLath1.1, whole genome shotgun sequence, the following are encoded in one genomic region:
- the LOC136206709 gene encoding 8-hydroxygeraniol oxidoreductase-like codes for MEKENSSSSQQVITCKGAVVWGIGEALKIEEIQVDPPKSGEVRVKMLYASICHTDITRVNGFPFPIFPRVMGHEGVGLVESIGEKVKGVKEGDIVIPTFIAECEECENCLSSETNLCLNHPINRNGLMPDGTSRMSIKGQKLYHLFTCSTWCEYMVIHSNYVVKVDPSIPLPHASFISCGFTTGFGAAWKEAKVKQGSTVAVFGLGAVGLGVIEGARMQGAAKIIGVDINGSKEEKGAIFGMNNFVNPNEFDKPISEVVKDLTNGIGVDYSFECCGAAHLLNQALQATKLGTGKVIAIGSGRERVIETFHLLAGRSLKGSIFGGLKIKSDLPIILEKCKNKELHLDDLLTHEVAFQDMDKAFELLKQPDCVKVLIKI; via the exons ATGGAAAAGGAAAACAGCAGCAGCTCACAACAAGTCATAACATGCAAAG GTGCTGTGGTTTGGGGAATTGGGGAGGCATTGAAGATTGAAGAGATACAAGTAGATCCACCTAAATCTGGTGAAGTTAGAGTGAAGATGCTATATGCTAGTATTTGTCACACTGATATCACACGTGTCAATGGATTTCCATTT CCAATATTTCCTCGAGTTATGGGACATGAAGGGGTCGG ATTGGTGGAGAGCATTGGGGAGAAAGTAAAAGGAGTAAAAGAAGGAGATATCGTAATACCAACGTTTATAGCAGAATGTGAAGAATGTGAGAATTGCTTATCATCAGAGACCAATTTGTGCCTAAATCATCCCATAAATCGCAATGGTCTAATGCCAGATGGTACTTCAAGAATGTCAATTAAAGGGCAGAAATTGTACCACTTGTTTACTTGCTCAACATGGTGTGAGTACATGGTTATTCATTCCAATTATGTTGTCAAAGTTGACCCATCAATACCTCTTCCACATGCAAGTTTTATTTCTTGTGGCTTTACTACTGGGTTCGGTGCTGCTTGGAAGGAAGCTAAGGTTAAACAAGGCTCAACTGTGGCTGTTTTTGGCCTTGGTGCTGTTGGACTAGGG GTTATAGAAGGAGCTCGAATGCAAGGAGCAGCTAAAATAATTGGTGTGGATATTAATGGAAGCAAGGAGGAAAAAGGAGCAATTTTTGGAATGAATAACTTTGTAAACCCAAATGAATTTGATAAACCCATTTCAGAGGTGGTCAAAGACTTGACTAATGGAATTGGAGTAGATTATAGCTTCGAGTGTTGTGGTGCTGCCCACTTACTCAATCAAGCTCTCCAAGCCACAAAGCTG GGTACAGGCAAAGTAATTGCGATAGGTTCAGGAAGAGAGCGCGTAATAGAAACTTTCCATTTATTGGCAGGCAGAAGTTTAAAGGGGTCTATTTTTGGAGGACTCAAAATTAAATCTGATCTTCCTATCATTCTGGAAAAATGCAAGAATAAG GAACTCCACCTGGATGATCTTTTGACACATGAAGTTGCATTCCAAGACATGGACAAGGCTTTTGAGCTATTGAAGCAACCTGATTGTGTCAAGGTGCTTATCAAGATTTGA
- the LOC136206710 gene encoding uncharacterized protein, whose protein sequence is MAATFAPVSISGGSNLKTHDLWSPKSNSFRKSPQLAVQRRSTKVGTNRNLLVRADYSDGSRGGGGDFVAGFLLGGAVCGTLAYIFAPQIRRSLLNEDEYGFRRAKRPIYYDEGLEKTRQTLNAKISQLNNAIDKVSSRLRGGNNSPPTVPVETDPEVEATI, encoded by the exons ATGGCCGCCACTTTTGCTCCCGTATCCATATCAG GTGGATCCAATTTGAAGACACATGATCTTTGGTCCCCGAAGTCCAATTCATTTCGAAAGTCTCCACAACTGGCAGTGCAAAGGAGGTCAACAAAGGTGGGAACCAACCGCAATTTGTTGGTTCGTGCAGATTATAG TGACGGCAGTAGGGGTGGCGGCGGTGATTTTGTTGCTGGTTTTCTTTTAGGAGGCGCTGTGTGTGGCACTTTGGCTTATATATTTGCTCCGCAG ATCAGAAGATCCCTGCTTAATGAAGATGAATACGGATTCCGCAGGGCAAAGCGACCGATATATTATGATGAAGGTTTAGAG AAGACAAGGCAGACACTAAATGCAAAAATCAGCCAACTGAACAATGCTATTGACAAGGTATCTTCACGTTTGAGAGGTGGGAATAATTCACCACCCACAGTGCCTGTTGAAACTGATCCTGAGGTGGAAGCCACCATATAA